The proteins below come from a single Aegilops tauschii subsp. strangulata cultivar AL8/78 chromosome 6, Aet v6.0, whole genome shotgun sequence genomic window:
- the LOC109778798 gene encoding probable glucosamine 6-phosphate N-acetyltransferase 2: MASTSPEPAATETGDSVKIRRLQIADRERGFLPLLSQLSSCPDLTESEFAACFADLAALGDDHVILVAEDPAAAPERRILSTGCLFVERKFLRGGGKVGHVEDVVVDAAARGRGLGLRVVRRLVEIAKGAGCYKVILDCTPELRAYYAKCGFVEKGVQMAVYF; the protein is encoded by the coding sequence ATGGCATCCACCTCGCCGGAACCCGCAGCGACCGAGACCGGCGACTCCGTCAAAATCCGCCGCCTACAGATCGCCGACCGCGAGAGGGGCTTCCTACCCCTCCTCTCCCAGCTCTCCTCCTGCCCGGACCTTACCGAGTCCGAGTTCGCCGCGTGCTTCGCCGACCTCGCGGCCCTCGGCGACGACCACGTCATCCTCGTGGCCGAGGACCCCGCCGCGGCTCCGGAGCGGCGGATCCTCTCCACGGGGTGCCTCTTCGTGGAGCGCAAGTTCCTCCGCGGCGGCGGCAAGGTGGGGCACGTGGAGGACGTGGTGGTCGACGCCGCCGCGCGCGGCCGGGGGCTCGGGCTCCGCGTCGTGCGCCGCCTCGTGGAGATCGCGAAGGGGGCCGGCTGCTACAAGGTCATCCTGGACTGCACCCCGGAGCTGCGCGCCTACTACGCCAAATGCGGCTTCGTGGAGAAGGGGGTTCAGATGGCCGTGTACTTCTGA
- the LOC109778799 gene encoding large ribosomal subunit protein eL31, which yields MSEKKRAPGPRKDEVVTREYTVNLHKRLHGCTFKKKAPNAIKEIRKFAQKAMGTNDVRIDVKLNKHIWSSGIRSVPRRVRVRIARKRNDEEDAKEELYSLVTVAEVPQEGLKGLGTKVVEDED from the exons ATGTCGGAGAAGAAGCGCGCCCCCGGCCCGCGCAAGGACGAGGTGGTGACCCGCGAGTACACCGTCAACCTCCACAAGCGCCTCCATGGATG CaccttcaagaagaaggcacCAAATGCCATCAAGGAGATCAGGAAGTTTGCACAGAAGGCCATGGGAACCAACGATGTCCGCATTGACGTGAAGCTCAACAAGCACATCTGGAGCAGCGGCATCAGGAGTGTCCCTAGGAGAGTCCGTGTCAGGATTGCCCGCAAGAGGAACGACGAGGAGGATGCTAAGGAGGAGCTGTACTCTCTGGTCACAGTTGCTGAAGTCCCCCAGGAAGGTCTTAAAGGTTTGGGTACCAAGGTTGTGGAGGATGAGGACTAA